The genomic segment GGTACATTTCTTATTCTCCTTTTGCCCGATATGCCCGATTTGCCATAAACTGCTTGCGTACGAAGAATACCACAGCCAATACAACCACGATCACCAGCAAAGCGTAGAAACCGTATTTGCGGATGACTTCGATAATGGCTTCCACATTATTACCGAATACATAGCCGAGAAAATAAAAGCCGATGGTCCAAACCAATCCGATCGGATAAGACAGCATCGCATAACGACGAAACGTCATACCGCCAAGCCCGACCAAATAAGGTACGACATGACGGACAACCGGAAATAAGTAGCTGATGCAAAGAGCAGCAGTACCATACTTCTCCAGCAAGCCCGTTGATCGATTCACGGCATTCCTCGTTTTCTCGGTTTTGCACAGCCATTGCAATATCGGTTTCCCAAAGTACTTTCCAAGTAAAAAGCCAATCGTCAATCCGGAGGCAACCCCTAAATACCCCGCTAAAAAAGAATACCAAGGGTTTAAAACGCCGATGGAGGCAAGAAATCCTCCTGTAGCGACAACCAGCTCATCGGGAATCGGCAAACCGACAATCCCTAGCCAAAGCAGGAAAAAAATCGCTACGTAGCCGTATTGCTCTATGATTGACATCAGCAGGTCGACTTCCATGAGGCAAAATCCCCTATCTTGCCACAGTGCGGTCATTTCTTGACATACTAGCAGCTATGGCATCGCACGATATCTGACTCTATGTATTACGTATGAATCTCAAAAAAGGTACTTGTTTATTTTGCAATAGATGCACGTATTTTATCAACCACAGATACACCAGGACTCTATCATGATAGATGTTTGAGCGCTTCACGTCTGGACAGGCTCGCGATTGGAGTCGCTTCTACAAATTCACGCACGGCGTTGGGATTTGTTTTCGCATACTCTCTCAACGCCCAGCCGATTGCCTTCTGAATAAAAAACTCTTTGGAATCCGCGCATCTTTCCACCAAGGAAAAAAGCAGCCGCTGATCTGTCTTGTCCTTGTACGACAACTGAAATAAAATCGCCGTTCGTTGCAGCCACATGTTTGCTCCATCCATCCAGGCTGTCGTATTCGGCTCGATCAGTTCGGGATGCAAGGCAAACAATTTGCCTGTTGCATGGGAAGCCAAATAATCCACGGTATCCCACCACGATTTTGTCGTGATAAGTTCAACAACGAACGGGAGATGGTCAGGGGTGAGACGCTTTTTGGACTTCTCGAGTACGTCAAGCGCTACATACTGGTACTCTCGCGCTGGCAAAGCCCACAAGGAACGAACGACCTGCTCCCAATTTTCGGGAGCGCCATAATCACGAAAGATTTGTTTGGTCAGTTCTTTGCGCTGCGGCGATTTTATTCCCAGAAAAGGAAAATGATTTTTCATGTACTGCGCCATGGGGCCAGCCACAATTGAATCGCCATGTGTACGCAACAGTCCCTCGACAGCCCCCGTATACTCGCTTGCGTTCATCTGCGTCTACTCCCCCAACTCCTCTGATATCTGGTGGTTTAGCCTGCTGCTTGGACGTCCTGCTTGACGACAGCAAAAGCATTTTGCTCTTCATCTTTGTACGGATAATACACGACGAGTATAAAGTCACCCTCGACAATCTCACCAGTCTCCAACCATTTTTCTATGTCAAAGGTCACCTTGGCAGTCAGCGTGTGCTTGAAGTAATCTTTTTCCAATGCAGCATGTGCCGCAAAATCATCGCGGAGTCGCTCACGCTGCTCGGTTAGGACAGCGAACGTCTGCTGCATCTCTTCCTTGTCCATGACATCCTCCCACCACAGCTTGCGCGGGCGATGCTTCTGGTTGCGCAGGAAATCGAATTTCATCATGCTGAGCACATGCCCCATACCGTCTACTTGCTGGAAATGCAAAAACTTCTGCAAGCGCACGAACAAATCCTCTAATTGATGGCCGATTCGGCTCCAGCCTTGATTTTCCCAATAGTCGCCAAATGCCTGGAAGAAGTCAAAAGCCGTTTCGAATTGATTCGCCAACAGCCACTCCACTGTATAGTCCATCCGGTGCGCATTCCAGTACTTTTCCAGAATGTCTTCTACACGCTTGATTTTTTGCATGTCATCAAAGGAAAGGACGTTGTTCCCCAAAATTTCGTAAGGTGCCTCATCCATAAAAACATAGCCGTGATTAGCCGCACGCGCACGAACACCTGTCCCGCGCAGCATTTTCAAAAAGCCGAGCTGAAGCTCTTCCGGGCGTAGACCAAACACGTCATTGAAGGTTTTGCGGAAGGATGCATAGTCTTCCTCAGGCAAACCAGCGATCAAGTCCAGATGCTGATCGATTTTTTTCGAATCCTTGATCTGTGTCACTGTACGCGCAAGGCGATCGAAGCGCTGAATCCGCTGAACAAGGCGGTTGGTCTCATCATTCGTGGACTGAACCCCAATCTCGAAGCGGAAAATGCCTGGCGGTGCGTTCTCGGTCAAGAAGTCGAGTACGTCTGCACGCAAAATGTCTGCCGTGATCTCGAATTGAAAGATTGTCCCATTGTGGTTGTCGATCAAAAACTGAAAGATTTCCAACGCATATTTTTTATTGATGTTAAATGTGCGATCCACGAACTTGATCGTTTTGACGCCGTGATTGATCAAACGCATGAGATCTTCTTTCACTCGTTCCAGACTGAAATAGCGTACGCCGTCTTCAATCGACGACAGACAGTATTGGCATTTGAACGGACAGCCACGGGAAGCCTCAAAATAGACGACGCGGTTGTTCAGCTCGTCCAGATGGTCCGCGTATGGCGAAGGAATGCTGTCCATCTCTTCCACTTGCGCACGCGGCATGGAAAAACGAACGTACTCCTCTTCGCGATAAGCGATTCCGGCTACATCACGCAGGCGTGGAGTCTGCTTGGTTTGCAATGATTCCTGATACACCTGCAAAAGCTCCAAAAAGGTCTGCTCCCCTTCACCAATGCAGATGACATCGATTTCAGGATGCTTCTTCATCCATTCGTCCGCATCATAGGTTACCTCTGGTCCCCCGAGGATAATTGGAACATCCGGGCAAATCTTTTTCAACGTGCGAATGACACTAAGCGTCTCGCGAATGTTCCAGATATAACAGGAAAATGCAACGACATCGGGCTTTCGCTTGTGTATATCTGCTACTATATTTAACGTCACATCGTTGATGGTATACTCCACCAGCTCAATCGAAGGAAATGCTTCCTGGGCATAGCTCCGCAAATAGCGCAAAGCGAGAGAGGAGTGAATAAACTTGGCGTTTAAGGTCGATAGTAAAATCTTCATGGATGGGTCTACTCTCCTTGCAAAATTCGGCACCAAAAAACCATCTGCAATCGATGGTTCATGGTCTGACCGATCTTTTTCCTTTCGTAACAGTACCATACGAGACTAGTAACGGCAAATCGTTACCGGTTTAATTCGCGCACCACATGCCCCAGCTCCGGCACGATCAACCGATTCATCGCCAGTCGCACCGCACCTGTCGAGCCTGGCGTGGAAAAAATCATTTTCCCTTTCCGCGTCCCTGCAATCGCACGACTGAGCATCGCTGCCGAGCCGATGTCTTCTGTGAAGCTCAACATCCGAAACAGCTCGCCAAATCCCGGCATTTCCTTATCAAGCAAGCCAGAAACAGCCTCAAAGGTATTGTCTCGAGGCGAAATGCCGGTACCGCCATTGAGAAGAATGACTTGAACGTCGTCATGTGCGATTCCTGCT from the Brevibacillus brevis genome contains:
- a CDS encoding DedA family protein, giving the protein MEVDLLMSIIEQYGYVAIFFLLWLGIVGLPIPDELVVATGGFLASIGVLNPWYSFLAGYLGVASGLTIGFLLGKYFGKPILQWLCKTEKTRNAVNRSTGLLEKYGTAALCISYLFPVVRHVVPYLVGLGGMTFRRYAMLSYPIGLVWTIGFYFLGYVFGNNVEAIIEVIRKYGFYALLVIVVVLAVVFFVRKQFMANRAYRAKGE
- a CDS encoding DNA alkylation repair protein, with translation MNASEYTGAVEGLLRTHGDSIVAGPMAQYMKNHFPFLGIKSPQRKELTKQIFRDYGAPENWEQVVRSLWALPAREYQYVALDVLEKSKKRLTPDHLPFVVELITTKSWWDTVDYLASHATGKLFALHPELIEPNTTAWMDGANMWLQRTAILFQLSYKDKTDQRLLFSLVERCADSKEFFIQKAIGWALREYAKTNPNAVREFVEATPIASLSRREALKHLS
- a CDS encoding B12-binding domain-containing radical SAM protein, yielding MKILLSTLNAKFIHSSLALRYLRSYAQEAFPSIELVEYTINDVTLNIVADIHKRKPDVVAFSCYIWNIRETLSVIRTLKKICPDVPIILGGPEVTYDADEWMKKHPEIDVICIGEGEQTFLELLQVYQESLQTKQTPRLRDVAGIAYREEEYVRFSMPRAQVEEMDSIPSPYADHLDELNNRVVYFEASRGCPFKCQYCLSSIEDGVRYFSLERVKEDLMRLINHGVKTIKFVDRTFNINKKYALEIFQFLIDNHNGTIFQFEITADILRADVLDFLTENAPPGIFRFEIGVQSTNDETNRLVQRIQRFDRLARTVTQIKDSKKIDQHLDLIAGLPEEDYASFRKTFNDVFGLRPEELQLGFLKMLRGTGVRARAANHGYVFMDEAPYEILGNNVLSFDDMQKIKRVEDILEKYWNAHRMDYTVEWLLANQFETAFDFFQAFGDYWENQGWSRIGHQLEDLFVRLQKFLHFQQVDGMGHVLSMMKFDFLRNQKHRPRKLWWEDVMDKEEMQQTFAVLTEQRERLRDDFAAHAALEKDYFKHTLTAKVTFDIEKWLETGEIVEGDFILVVYYPYKDEEQNAFAVVKQDVQAAG
- a CDS encoding MogA/MoaB family molybdenum cofactor biosynthesis protein encodes the protein MSTQEHKALSPKQVTCMVITVSDTRTEDTDKSGQLMKELLTEAGHSVVLYQIVKDEPVQVIAAIEAGIAHDDVQVILLNGGTGISPRDNTFEAVSGLLDKEMPGFGELFRMLSFTEDIGSAAMLSRAIAGTRKGKMIFSTPGSTGAVRLAMNRLIVPELGHVVRELNR